A single Oryctolagus cuniculus chromosome 18, mOryCun1.1, whole genome shotgun sequence DNA region contains:
- the LOC127486157 gene encoding ubiquitin carboxyl-terminal hydrolase 29-like — MESMNGYTEPDKTPSSNVCRVPSAETFTTEEGSGTTFPQQLLGKSPMLAKQGLPEKKDRKRKPTLSSSLDTNEGFLEENESVPSKKFKKDSLKDLAKDGSSKHGPSLRTTSPGNSPLDETVLSPQSVSDKSLLLPSVPERAQDDPQHDQDQLCLDSHPEQLQQGFPNLGNTCYMNSILQSLYAIPSFADGLLGQGIPWENIPSDVLIMPLSMLLALKDICNLETSQDLLRDIKNAISAVAEIFSGNMQNDAHEFLCQCLDQLKGDFEKVNTIWKTRREAGDENSPPELFAGDAATKVFVCPVASNFEFELQDYVICKACGQVVVVIEPGNCISINLHPKPKASPLSLQNCFDLFFTTEECERLCEMCNHKKAVVMHKFGRLPRVFIVHLKRYSLSDTYALMKDDQQVLIPKYLSLSSNCNEDTRPPLPLDSNAPVLDPEVLNLTQEVNSERVSPCTSSVKLTWQSSDSSVLHVAPDEDAEQNTPQRIWQARPKEQQQSDLASGSNLESKLGNARDREVREMEMLAAASVMDQGDISLLMICEDESNPINNPDRGLEEVYCQEEPENPEPKDDEKTSTLVELDFDHVSESSKDLCDYEKHKISEGLRGVVEQLHESVTKDIVGMEKTISKVKEPKGSMQMGDALHSYRLISVISHIGNSPCAGHYISDVYDFQKQAWFTYSDLRVAEIPEAMVQEARLHSGYIFFYMHNDIFEALVSKAEKSQLTSQQEEVFLPGE, encoded by the coding sequence ATGGAGAGCATGAATGGGTACACAGAGCCTGACAAAACTCCATCTTCCAATGTATGTCGTGTGCCAAGTGCCGAGACCTTCACTACAGAAGAAGGAAGTGGAACAACGTTCCCCCAGCAGTTGCTGGGCAAATCGCCAATGCTTGCCAAACAAGGGTTACCAGAAAAGAAAGATAGGAAGAGAAAACCAACACTGTCGTCCAGTCTAGATACGaatgaaggcttcctggaagaaaatgAGAGTGTGCCAAgcaagaaattcaagaaagattCCTTGAAAGATCTAGCAAAGGATGGAAGTTCGAAACATGGACCTTCCCTCAGGACCACCTCTCCTGGAAATTCTCCCCTGGatgagactgttctttctcctcaGAGTGTGTCTGACAAAAGTCTGCTATTGCCATCGGTACCAGAACGTGCCCAGGACGACCCACAACACGATCAAGACCAATTGTGCCTTGACTCTCACCCAGAGCAACTGCAGCAGGGCTTCCCCAATTTGGGAAACACCTGTTACATGAACTCAATTTTACAGTCACTCTATGCAATTCCATCATTTGCTGATGGCTTACTAGGACAAGGTATTCCATGGGAGAACATTCCTTCTGACGTGCTTATCATGCCTTTAAGTATGTTGCTTGCTTTGAAAGATATTTGTAATCTAGAGACTAGCCAAGACCTACTCAGAGATATTAAAAATGCTatctcagctgttgcagaaatATTCTCGGGCAACATGCAGAACGATGCTCATGAATTCTTATGTCAGTGTTTAGACCAGCTGAAAGGcgattttgaaaaagtaaacaccaTTTGGAAAacgaggagggaggctggagatGAAAATTCACCTCCAGAGTTGTTTGCTGGTGATGCTGCCACCAAAGTGTTTGTTTGTCCAGTTGCTTCCAATTTTGAATTTGAATTGCAGGACTACGTGATTTGCAAAGCCTGTGGTCAAGTTGTTGTCGTGATAGAGCCTGGTAATTGTATCTCCATCAACCTACACCCAAAACCAAAAGCATCTCCTTTGTCccttcaaaattgttttgatcTTTTCTTTACAACAGAAGAATGTGAGCGCCTCTGTGAAATGTGTAACCACAAGAAGGCTGTGGTGATGCATAAATTTGGCAGGCTACCCAGAGTCTTCATTGTTCATCTGAAACGCTACAGTTTGAGTGACACTTACGCGCTAATGAAGGATGACCAACAAgttcttattcccaaatatttgagtTTATCCTCTAATTGCAATGAAGACACCAGACCACCACTTCCCTTGGATAGTAATGCACCTGTGTTGGACCCCGAAGTACTGAACCTCACCCAAGAGGTTAATTCTGAGAGAGTCAGCCCATGCACATCATCTGTGAAGCTGACCTGGCAATCCAGTGACTCTTCAGTTCTGCATGTTGCACCAGACGAAGATGCTGAACAAAACACACCTCAGAGAATTTGGCAAGCCAGGCcaaaggagcagcagcagagtgACCTAGCAAGTGGCTCAAATCTGGAGTCCAAACTGGGCAACGCAAGAGATAGGGAAGTCAGAGAAATGGAGATGCTGGCAGCTGCCTCAGTGATGGATCAGGGAGACATCTCTCTTCTTATGATCTGTGAAGATGAAAGTAATCCTATAAACAACCCAGACAGAGGACTTGAAGAAGTTTATTGTCAAGAGGAGCCTGAAAATCCAGAACCCAAGGACGATGAGAAAACCAGTACATTGGTAGAGTTAGATTTTGATCATGTTAGTGAGTCTTCAAAAGATCTTTGTGACTACGAAAAACACAAGATTTCAGAAGGATTGAGAGGCGTGGTTGAGCAGCTGCACGAATCTGTTACCAAAGACATCGTGGGCATGGAGAAAACCATATCTAAAGTCAAGGAACCAAAAGGAAGCATGCAAATGGGAGATGCTCTTCATTCTTACCGACTGATCAGCGTCATCAGCCACATAGGGAACTCCCCGTGTGCAGGCCATTACATCAGCGACGTGTATGACTTTCAGAAGCAGGCCTGGTTCACGTATAGTGATCTGAGGGTGGCAGAAATCCCAGAGGCCATGGTGCAGGAGGCAAGGCTTCACAGTGGGTACATCTTTTTTTACATGCACAATGACATTTTTGAGGCACTTGTGAGCAAGGCAGAGAAGTCCCAGCTAACCAGCCAACAGGAAGAGGTGTTCCTTCCAGGAGAATAA